In one window of Henckelia pumila isolate YLH828 chromosome 1, ASM3356847v2, whole genome shotgun sequence DNA:
- the LOC140874168 gene encoding flavanone 3-dioxygenase 2-like — translation MASNSPSFLCDHENVDYSKGVKNLVDSVPQLKKVPSEFVLPLDAADAAGSSEIPTIDLAGLNGSAECKVTTVKAIGDACAEWGFFRIKNHGIDEKVGSEMLEVIEEFFGLCLEEKMKYYSEDVLSPIRYGTSLNTPLAHKLHWRDYLRHYGHPFTDTIVQLWPNNPSHYRNVAKAYLEEIWKLAMKIGGAVSESIGLDEGYFERSLGEGVQILSCNYYPPCPEPNKTLGLAAHSDHGGLTILMQNGVEGLQIKHDDTWLSVHHVPSAFVVNVGDYLEILSNGKYKSIEHRASVNQHKTRMSVAVGHGPEMSSTIGPASPLANEARYRSIVYKDYVKLQQRITTRGKSALEILKC, via the exons ATGGCGTCAAATTCCCCATCTTTCCTTTGTGATCATGAAAATGTTGATTACAGTAAAGGGGTGAAGAATCTCGTTGATTCAGTGCCTCAATTGAAGAAGGTGCCGTCGGAATTTGTTCTGCCATTGGATGCTGCGGATGCTGCTGGCAGTTCCGAAATTCCGACCATCGATCTCGCCGGACTCAATGGATCCGCGGAATGCAAGGTTACCACCGTTAAAGCCATTGGGGATGCCTGTGCTGAGTGGGGGTTCTTCAGG ATCAAGAATCATGGGATTGATGAGAAGGTGGGGTCGGAAATGCTGGAAGTAATTGAAGAATTCTTTGGGTTGTGTTTGGAGGAAAAAATGAAATATTATTCAGAAGATGTATTGAGTCCAATCAGATACGGTACCAGCTTGAACACACCATTGGCGCATAAGCTTCATTGGAGGGATTATTTGCGGCATTATGGTCATCCATTTACAGATACCATTGTCCAGCTTTGGCCAAACAATCCCTCTCACTACAg AAATGTGGCCAAGGCATATTTGGAGGAGATATGGAAGTTGGCTATGAAGATAGGTGGTGCTGTATCAGAAAGCATAGGGCTAGATGAAGGGTACTTTGAGAGATCACTCGGTGAAGGAGTTCAAATCCTTTCTTGTAACTACTATCCGCCTTGCCCCGAGCCAAACAAGACCTTAGGTCTTGCAGCTCATTCTGATCATGGTGGGCTCACAATCTTGATGCAAAATGGAGTGGAGGGATTACAAATCAAGCATGATGATACATGGCTTTCAGTTCATCATGTCCCATCCGCATTTGTTGTCAACGTTGGAGATTATTTGGAG ATACTGAGCAATGGAAAATATAAGAGTATCGAGCACCGAGCATCAGTGAATCAACACAAGACCAGGATGTCGGTTGCTGTGGGCCATGGGCCTGAAATGTCGAGCACTATTGGACCAGCAAGCCCACTGGCTAACGAGGCCCGATACCGGTCCATTGTGTATAAAGATTATGTGAAACTCCAACAAAGGATCACTACTCGAGGGAAGAGTGCATTGGAGATATTAAAGTGCTAA